One window from the genome of Breoghania sp. L-A4 encodes:
- a CDS encoding DMT family transporter, giving the protein MSASFDASEIGQTEQRPLAGITLKILSTIVFVIMAAMVKQLSGDVPTGEIVFARNFAGMVPVLVWMMWQRRLLSSIRTTRPFGHFFRSFIGVTAMTLNFAALAYIPLPDATAISYAAPLMTVVLAVFVLGEVVGIYRWSAVGVGFFGVLIILYPHLGTTDMHGDTAFGALLAFIGTIFMALAAIIVRKLILTERSATIVLWFSGSSSVMALMTLPIGWAWPSWAWVMPDPQQWVLLVATGLVGGWGRFSSPRAIATPTPRRSRPSTTRR; this is encoded by the coding sequence ATGTCCGCTTCTTTCGATGCATCGGAAATCGGCCAGACTGAACAGCGGCCGCTGGCCGGCATCACGCTGAAAATCCTCTCCACCATCGTCTTCGTCATCATGGCGGCCATGGTGAAGCAGTTGAGCGGCGACGTGCCCACGGGCGAGATCGTCTTCGCGCGCAATTTCGCCGGCATGGTTCCCGTTCTCGTGTGGATGATGTGGCAGAGACGGTTGCTTTCGTCGATCAGGACAACCCGGCCCTTCGGGCACTTCTTCCGCTCCTTCATCGGCGTTACCGCCATGACGCTGAATTTCGCGGCGCTTGCCTATATCCCGCTGCCGGACGCCACCGCGATCAGCTACGCCGCGCCGCTGATGACGGTGGTGCTGGCGGTCTTCGTCCTAGGCGAGGTGGTGGGCATTTATCGCTGGAGCGCCGTCGGCGTCGGCTTCTTCGGCGTTCTGATCATCCTTTATCCGCATCTCGGCACGACCGACATGCATGGCGACACCGCATTCGGAGCCTTGCTCGCCTTCATCGGCACCATTTTCATGGCGCTGGCGGCGATCATCGTGCGCAAGCTGATCCTCACCGAACGATCCGCCACCATTGTGCTGTGGTTTTCGGGGTCGTCCTCCGTCATGGCGCTGATGACGCTTCCGATCGGCTGGGCCTGGCCGTCGTGGGCCTGGGTGATGCCCGACCCGCAGCAATGGGTGTTGCTGGTCGCCACCGGCCTGGTCGGGGGGTGGGGCAGATTTTCCTCACCCAGAGCTATCGCAACGCCGACGCCTCGACGATCGCGCCCTTCGACTACACGACGATGA
- a CDS encoding xanthine dehydrogenase family protein molybdopterin-binding subunit, with protein MNQPVPAKFGVGAPVRRKEDPAFITGHGNYVGDVAPEGALIGYMLRSPVPHATFKIVDKQAAVDAEGVHLVLTADDITDLGLMPTMAVMPQVDGTMHNVPPHEVLCSDTVRFVGDAIAFIVADSLNAAKSAGELIEIDYETLPVVVETGHALDEGATLVWPDTGTNQAFELGQGDKDKADAAFARATKFSAIDIVNNRLVSNYLDTRGCVAEFDTDSERYTLTVGTQGGHSVRDIVAGKILKIEPAQMRVVTPDVGGGFGTKMFVYPEYPLVCVAARRLGKPVKWIGERMDHFVSDAHGRDNVTHAELAMDDDGKILGMRVDLIANMGAYLHQFGPYIPFVGTSMTSGLYDIPAVHVRIRGVFTNTVPVDAYRGAGRPEAAYLIDRLMDKAALDLGVTTHELRARNFIPSDALPYTTQTGRMYDTGDFAGHMTQAMKVADWAGFDGRVKEAAGRGKYRGIGMSTYIEACAFAGSEEANLLLSGDGTVSLMIGTQSNGQGHATAYGQLVAEYLGIDLEHIEVIQGDTDRVRTGGGTGGSRSIPIGLPSVNEASKTLVEQIKKLAAEKLEAGTADLELVDGAVRVVGTDQAVTLAEIASTAPDPEMLKARGKVKQDENTYPNGTHICEVEIDPELGTTEVIAYTIVDDFGVTVNPMLLEGQVHGGVAQAIGQALLERTVYDADGQLLTASFLDYTMPRAQDLPDFHFETRNIPSTTNAMGIKGAGEAGTIGGCGAVMNAVGDALRRGAGVTHIDMPATPARVWEAIQAAKA; from the coding sequence ATGAACCAACCGGTACCCGCGAAATTCGGAGTCGGCGCGCCGGTGCGCCGCAAGGAAGATCCCGCCTTCATCACCGGGCACGGGAACTATGTGGGCGACGTCGCGCCCGAGGGCGCGCTGATCGGCTACATGCTGCGTTCGCCCGTGCCGCATGCGACCTTCAAGATCGTCGACAAGCAGGCGGCGGTGGACGCCGAGGGCGTGCATCTGGTGCTCACCGCCGACGACATCACCGATCTCGGCCTGATGCCGACCATGGCCGTGATGCCGCAGGTGGATGGCACCATGCACAATGTGCCGCCGCATGAGGTGCTGTGTTCGGACACCGTGCGCTTCGTCGGCGATGCGATTGCCTTCATCGTCGCGGACAGCCTGAATGCCGCCAAGTCCGCTGGCGAGCTGATCGAGATCGACTACGAGACCCTGCCGGTGGTGGTCGAGACCGGTCATGCGCTTGACGAGGGCGCGACGCTTGTCTGGCCGGACACGGGCACCAACCAGGCGTTCGAACTCGGCCAGGGCGACAAGGACAAGGCGGATGCGGCCTTTGCCAGGGCGACCAAATTCAGCGCCATCGACATCGTCAACAATCGTCTGGTCTCAAACTATCTCGACACGCGCGGCTGCGTCGCCGAATTCGACACGGACAGCGAGCGCTACACGCTGACGGTCGGAACCCAGGGCGGGCACAGCGTGCGCGACATCGTTGCGGGCAAGATCCTGAAGATCGAGCCGGCGCAGATGCGGGTGGTCACGCCGGATGTGGGTGGCGGCTTCGGCACCAAGATGTTCGTCTACCCCGAGTATCCGCTGGTCTGTGTGGCCGCCAGGCGGCTCGGCAAGCCCGTCAAATGGATCGGCGAGCGCATGGACCATTTCGTGTCCGACGCACACGGCCGTGACAACGTCACCCATGCCGAACTGGCGATGGACGATGACGGCAAGATCCTCGGCATGCGGGTGGATCTGATCGCCAACATGGGCGCCTATCTGCATCAGTTCGGCCCCTATATTCCGTTTGTCGGCACGTCGATGACCAGCGGGCTCTACGACATTCCGGCGGTGCATGTGCGTATCCGCGGCGTGTTCACCAACACGGTGCCGGTGGACGCCTATCGCGGCGCGGGGCGGCCCGAGGCCGCCTATCTGATCGACCGGCTGATGGACAAGGCGGCACTCGATCTGGGCGTCACGACGCATGAGCTGCGGGCCCGCAACTTCATCCCGTCGGACGCGCTGCCCTACACCACGCAGACTGGCCGCATGTATGACACGGGCGACTTCGCCGGTCATATGACCCAGGCGATGAAGGTCGCCGACTGGGCGGGCTTTGATGGCCGCGTGAAGGAAGCCGCCGGACGCGGCAAATATCGCGGCATCGGCATGTCGACCTATATCGAGGCCTGCGCCTTCGCGGGCTCCGAGGAGGCAAACCTGCTGCTCAGCGGCGACGGCACCGTCAGCCTGATGATCGGCACCCAATCCAACGGCCAGGGCCATGCCACGGCCTACGGCCAGTTGGTGGCGGAGTATCTCGGCATCGATCTCGAGCACATCGAGGTGATCCAGGGGGACACGGACCGGGTGCGCACCGGCGGCGGCACGGGCGGCTCCCGCTCGATCCCCATCGGTCTGCCCTCTGTCAATGAAGCCAGCAAGACGCTGGTGGAGCAGATCAAGAAGCTGGCCGCCGAAAAGCTGGAAGCGGGAACCGCGGATCTGGAGCTGGTTGACGGCGCGGTTCGCGTGGTGGGCACGGATCAGGCCGTCACGCTTGCCGAGATTGCCTCCACGGCCCCTGATCCGGAGATGCTGAAGGCGCGCGGCAAGGTCAAGCAGGACGAAAACACCTATCCGAACGGCACCCACATCTGCGAGGTGGAGATCGACCCGGAACTCGGCACCACCGAGGTTATCGCTTACACGATTGTCGATGATTTCGGCGTCACCGTGAATCCGATGCTGCTGGAAGGGCAGGTGCACGGCGGCGTGGCGCAGGCCATCGGCCAGGCACTGCTGGAACGCACGGTCTACGACGCGGACGGGCAATTGCTCACCGCCTCGTTCCTCGACTACACGATGCCGCGCGCGCAGGACCTGCCGGATTTCCACTTCGAGACGCGCAACATTCCCTCGACCACCAACGCCATGGGCATCAAGGGCGCCGGCGAGGCGGGCACCATCGGCGGCTGCGGCGCGGTGATGAACGCCGTGGGTGATGCGCTTCGGCGCGGCGCGGGCGTCACGCACATCGACATGCCGGCAACGCCGGCGCGGGTGTGGGAAGCGATCCAGGCGGCCAAGGCCTGA
- a CDS encoding DMT family transporter: protein MTEKDPSSAPDAAVAPTPARNASHQRYLNWWATLPDNARGSMWILLAAFQFTIMTAFIKLVGQRIHVTEILLTRQIVMTLVVAPTILRSFPQSLHTPRLELHGLRVVLATTAMLLGFTAIIKLPLADATAISFAKSFFVTVFAIIFLKEVVGLHRWGATIVGFIGVLIMLNPSGDAATSLYGLMAVGGAACAGLVMILIRLMSRTDKPVTILTYQAVGVGLVMALPAAYYWVTPTWEDAGYLLLIGVISWGAQMCNIQAFRVGEATAITSLDYTRLLYATLIGGVFFAQWPGIHTLIGAAIIIVASLYTVHREARRKQALVRAPDGRGYSN from the coding sequence ATGACCGAAAAAGATCCCTCGTCGGCGCCCGACGCAGCCGTGGCTCCCACGCCCGCCCGCAATGCCTCACACCAGCGCTACCTCAACTGGTGGGCGACACTGCCCGACAATGCGCGCGGCAGCATGTGGATCCTGCTCGCGGCCTTCCAGTTCACGATCATGACCGCCTTCATCAAGCTGGTGGGTCAGCGCATCCACGTGACCGAGATCCTGCTCACGCGCCAGATCGTCATGACGCTGGTGGTGGCACCGACGATCCTTCGCTCGTTCCCGCAATCGCTGCACACACCGCGCCTTGAATTGCATGGCTTGCGTGTCGTGCTGGCGACAACCGCGATGCTGCTTGGCTTCACCGCGATCATCAAGCTGCCCCTGGCCGACGCCACGGCGATTTCCTTCGCCAAGAGCTTCTTCGTCACCGTGTTCGCCATCATCTTCCTGAAGGAAGTAGTCGGCCTGCACCGCTGGGGCGCGACGATCGTCGGCTTCATCGGTGTGCTGATCATGCTCAATCCATCGGGCGACGCGGCCACGAGCCTCTATGGTCTGATGGCCGTGGGCGGCGCGGCCTGCGCGGGTCTGGTGATGATCCTGATCCGGCTGATGTCGCGGACCGACAAGCCGGTGACCATCCTCACCTATCAGGCGGTCGGCGTCGGTCTGGTGATGGCCCTGCCCGCCGCCTACTACTGGGTGACACCCACCTGGGAGGACGCCGGCTATCTGCTGTTGATCGGTGTGATTTCCTGGGGCGCGCAAATGTGCAACATCCAGGCTTTCCGCGTCGGCGAGGCGACGGCCATCACCTCGCTCGACTACACCCGCCTGCTCTACGCAACGCTGATCGGCGGGGTGTTCTTCGCCCAGTGGCCCGGCATCCACACGCTCATCGGCGCGGCCATCATTATTGTCGCCTCACTGTACACCGTGCACCGCGAGGCGCGCCGCAAACAGGCGCTCGTCCGGGCTCCCGACGGTCGTGGCTATTCGAACTGA
- a CDS encoding helix-turn-helix transcriptional regulator, whose translation MSQLQPISPSLPLYLTTRELADLLRVKERKVYDLVATGDVPHSRATGKLLFPREAVLAWIEHAGSGTQGFAEDLPNVVLGSHDPLLEWALRESGSGLASLFDGSFDGLERLAERDGVAAGVHIPEDAPESGGETGWNVSTVAERFGYRPVALVEWAWRERGLIVARGNPVGLEGVADLRRARVVQRQPKAGSQKLLERLLASAGHDAGPSSGVVARDERDAALAVLDGRGDAALGLAAVAHQFQLDFVPLCRERYDLLVWRKAWFEPPMQRLFDFCRTPAFAAMAESLGGYDVSGLGRVHFNGL comes from the coding sequence ATGTCCCAGTTGCAGCCGATATCGCCTTCGTTGCCGCTCTATCTCACGACCCGTGAATTGGCCGATCTGCTGCGCGTCAAGGAACGCAAGGTCTATGACCTGGTCGCCACCGGCGACGTGCCGCACTCGCGCGCGACCGGGAAGCTGCTGTTTCCACGCGAAGCGGTGCTGGCGTGGATCGAGCATGCTGGCAGCGGCACGCAGGGCTTTGCTGAGGACCTGCCCAATGTGGTTCTCGGAAGTCACGACCCTCTTCTGGAATGGGCGCTGCGCGAATCCGGGTCCGGGCTGGCGTCGCTGTTTGACGGCAGTTTCGACGGGCTCGAGCGGCTTGCGGAGCGCGACGGCGTCGCTGCGGGCGTGCATATCCCGGAAGATGCGCCTGAGTCCGGGGGAGAGACGGGCTGGAACGTTTCAACCGTGGCGGAGCGCTTCGGATACCGGCCGGTGGCGCTGGTGGAATGGGCGTGGCGCGAACGCGGGCTGATCGTCGCCAGGGGTAATCCTGTGGGACTGGAAGGGGTTGCTGATCTTCGCCGTGCTCGGGTCGTCCAACGGCAGCCGAAGGCGGGCAGTCAGAAACTCCTGGAACGCCTGCTGGCCTCGGCCGGCCATGACGCGGGCCCTTCAAGCGGGGTAGTGGCGCGCGATGAACGCGACGCGGCGCTTGCGGTTCTCGACGGGCGCGGCGACGCGGCCCTGGGCCTGGCCGCAGTGGCGCATCAGTTCCAGCTCGATTTCGTACCCCTCTGCCGTGAACGCTACGATCTTCTGGTCTGGCGGAAGGCCTGGTTCGAACCGCCGATGCAGCGGCTGTTCGACTTCTGTCGTACGCCCGCTTTCGCCGCGATGGCCGAGAGCCTCGGCGGTTATGACGTCTCGGGCCTCGGTCGGGTGCATTTCAATGGGCTTTGA
- a CDS encoding long-chain fatty acid--CoA ligase, whose translation MAHTQAHNDAGTPASGSAVSGGALAFNARSMVHYWDEVVRRFGERPAVDFLGKGWSYGEMGEAVDRAAAGFRAMGVARGVRVGLCLPNTPYFVVCYFAVLKAGGTVVNFNPLYVERELAFQARDSQTRIMVTLDLKVIYDKVEAVRRDGLLDRIVVCSMADILPQPKKLLFTLFKAKELAKVPDDHGHVSYADMIGKAPPPPFEAAPCDPHTDVAVIQYTGGTTGVPKGALLSHANLSANIEQMLCVFRDAQPGRERMLCVLPFFHVFAMTVAQNLSVALGAEMVLMPRFELTMLLKAIKRKRVTLFPGVPTIYTAINNSPKTRSYDLTSIGMCLSGGAALPVEVKTQFESLTGCTLVEGYGLTEASPVVTCNPLDEPPRAGSIGKPVAWTETEFRDLDDLSKLVPAGEKGELCVRGPQVMLGYWQQPEETARAIEDGFLHTGDVGYVDEDGYIHLVDRIKDLIICSGYNVYPRVIEEAIYENEAVEEVIVIAIPDSYRGQAPKAFVKLKQGAELSADDLKAFLKDHLSTIEMPREIEFRKELPKTLVGKLSKKELVEEEAAKRQGA comes from the coding sequence ATGGCTCACACACAGGCTCACAATGATGCAGGGACGCCGGCGAGCGGTTCGGCTGTTTCCGGCGGCGCGCTCGCGTTCAATGCCCGGTCGATGGTTCACTATTGGGACGAGGTCGTGCGTCGGTTCGGTGAGCGCCCGGCGGTGGATTTCCTCGGCAAGGGCTGGAGCTACGGCGAGATGGGCGAGGCCGTGGACCGGGCGGCGGCCGGGTTCCGCGCGATGGGTGTCGCTCGGGGCGTGCGCGTGGGGCTGTGTCTGCCCAATACGCCGTATTTTGTGGTCTGCTACTTCGCGGTCCTGAAGGCCGGCGGCACGGTGGTGAATTTCAATCCGCTCTACGTTGAGCGCGAACTGGCGTTCCAGGCGCGTGACTCCCAGACCCGGATCATGGTGACGCTTGATCTGAAGGTTATCTACGACAAGGTCGAAGCGGTTCGCAGGGACGGTTTGCTGGATCGCATCGTCGTGTGCTCGATGGCCGATATCCTGCCGCAGCCGAAAAAGCTGCTGTTCACGCTGTTCAAGGCTAAGGAGCTGGCCAAGGTGCCGGACGATCACGGCCATGTTTCCTACGCGGACATGATTGGGAAAGCGCCACCGCCGCCGTTCGAAGCCGCGCCCTGCGATCCCCACACCGACGTCGCGGTCATCCAGTATACCGGCGGCACCACGGGCGTGCCCAAGGGCGCGTTGCTCAGTCACGCCAATCTCTCGGCCAACATCGAGCAGATGCTCTGCGTGTTCCGCGACGCGCAGCCGGGCCGGGAACGCATGCTCTGCGTGCTGCCGTTTTTCCATGTCTTCGCCATGACGGTTGCGCAGAACCTGTCGGTGGCGCTGGGCGCGGAAATGGTTCTGATGCCGCGCTTTGAGCTGACGATGCTGCTCAAGGCCATCAAGCGCAAGCGCGTGACGCTGTTCCCCGGCGTGCCGACCATTTACACCGCTATCAACAACTCGCCGAAAACCCGCTCCTACGACCTGACGTCGATCGGCATGTGCCTGTCGGGCGGCGCGGCGCTTCCCGTCGAGGTGAAGACGCAGTTCGAGAGCCTGACCGGGTGCACCCTCGTGGAGGGTTACGGGCTGACCGAGGCCTCCCCCGTCGTGACCTGCAATCCGCTTGACGAGCCCCCGCGCGCCGGCTCCATCGGCAAGCCGGTGGCTTGGACGGAGACCGAGTTCCGTGATCTCGACGATCTGTCCAAGCTCGTGCCGGCCGGGGAGAAGGGCGAGCTCTGCGTGCGCGGACCCCAGGTCATGCTGGGTTACTGGCAACAACCCGAGGAGACCGCGCGCGCCATCGAGGACGGATTCCTACACACCGGCGACGTCGGTTACGTGGATGAAGACGGCTACATTCATCTCGTCGACCGGATCAAGGATCTGATCATCTGCTCGGGCTACAATGTTTACCCGCGGGTGATCGAGGAAGCGATCTATGAGAACGAGGCGGTGGAAGAGGTGATCGTGATCGCGATCCCCGACAGCTATCGGGGCCAGGCGCCAAAGGCCTTCGTCAAGCTGAAGCAGGGCGCGGAACTGAGCGCCGACGATCTAAAGGCCTTTCTCAAGGATCATCTCTCGACCATCGAAATGCCGCGCGAGATCGAATTCCGCAAGGAGCTCCCCAAGACGCTGGTGGGCAAGCTGTCGAAGAAGGAACTGGTCGAGGAAGAGGCCGCCAAGCGGCAGGGCGCGTGA